One region of Turicibacter bilis genomic DNA includes:
- a CDS encoding winged helix-turn-helix domain-containing protein — MKINDIPNLFQSKIRLAIITSLIDGSKDFKQLKELTEATDGNLSTHLSKLEKEGYILSEKHFIQRKPKSTYTLTLTGRKAFEEYVELLSSLLKR, encoded by the coding sequence ATGAAAATCAATGATATTCCTAATCTTTTTCAATCAAAGATACGATTGGCCATTATCACCTCGCTGATTGATGGAAGTAAGGATTTTAAACAGCTAAAAGAACTCACAGAAGCAACAGATGGCAATTTGAGTACTCATTTATCAAAATTAGAAAAAGAAGGTTATATTTTGAGTGAGAAACATTTCATTCAGCGTAAACCCAAATCTACCTATACACTAACCTTAACTGGTCGGAAAGCATTTGAAGAATACGTTGAGTTATTATCAAGTCTACTGAAAAGATAG
- a CDS encoding YeiH family protein gives MKTQDFIQQKLTNFKDIFPGLIVCILIGLVAKYLGTLVPTLGGATIAILLGLLLGNTVLTHKKLHKGIRFSESNLLSYSIVLLGGTLSYTVILELGVSGVSFIILQMALTIAFCLFVGKQLGFSENFRLLMASGNAVCGSSAIGATAPVIKANDVEKSITITLVNLTGTILMMILPFLTNLLYENETMLSSALIGGTLQSVGQVVGSASMVNHDVLKYATIFKIVRIIFLVFVILGFAKLKKDEENHDAELHHKKPNAKIKIPWYVKGFFLMCFLFSIGFISENISLGFKQISNYLEIFALAGIGMSVKFKDLMKAGLKSGVYCLAIGIAQIIIAIILIWILL, from the coding sequence ATGAAAACTCAAGACTTTATCCAACAAAAACTTACAAATTTTAAAGATATCTTCCCAGGTCTTATCGTTTGTATTCTCATCGGCTTAGTAGCTAAATATCTTGGAACATTAGTTCCAACACTCGGAGGAGCAACTATTGCTATTTTACTTGGGTTATTATTAGGAAATACTGTTTTAACGCATAAAAAACTTCATAAAGGTATACGTTTTTCAGAATCAAATTTATTATCTTACTCAATTGTTCTACTTGGTGGAACCTTAAGCTATACAGTCATTTTAGAGTTAGGGGTTTCTGGTGTTAGCTTTATCATTTTACAAATGGCATTAACGATTGCATTTTGTTTATTCGTCGGTAAGCAGCTTGGATTTTCAGAAAATTTCCGCTTATTAATGGCCTCAGGAAACGCTGTATGTGGTTCTTCAGCTATCGGTGCAACAGCTCCAGTCATCAAAGCAAATGATGTGGAGAAATCAATTACAATTACCTTAGTTAACTTAACAGGTACCATCTTAATGATGATTTTACCATTTTTGACAAATCTACTATATGAAAATGAAACGATGTTATCATCCGCTTTAATCGGTGGAACATTACAATCAGTAGGACAAGTCGTCGGAAGTGCCTCAATGGTTAACCATGATGTCTTAAAGTACGCAACGATTTTTAAAATTGTTCGAATTATTTTCCTAGTATTCGTTATTTTAGGGTTCGCTAAACTAAAAAAAGATGAAGAAAATCATGACGCCGAGTTACATCATAAAAAACCAAATGCTAAAATAAAAATCCCTTGGTATGTTAAAGGATTCTTCTTAATGTGCTTCCTATTCAGTATTGGATTTATTAGCGAAAATATATCTCTTGGCTTTAAACAAATCAGTAACTACCTCGAAATCTTCGCTTTAGCCGGAATCGGAATGAGCGTTAAATTTAAAGATTTAATGAAAGCTGGATTAAAGAGTGGTGTTTACTGTTTAGCCATCGGGATTGCTCAAATAATCATTGCCATTATCTTAATTTGGATCTTACTCTAA
- a CDS encoding LysR family transcriptional regulator, with protein MIDELKSFIQVVDEQNFTKAAQKLNLSQPAVSMHISGLEKQLDTILILRSNKQKNFLLTPDGELLYKRAKKIVHQYEEMMNEIKSQKTEVQGTLKIGASLTIGEYLLPKILLQLSKLYPNLMFEVIIENSHTIMEKINQLELEIGLIEDDEVHLTLNRQPFYCDTLQIAYSDKLTLPKSPAQYHTFFSSQAWFIREEGSGTRAITDFFLEKLRIIPKHKVILGSNYLIKETLRHQHGMTFASTLMKHQDFKGISYLEEEAYTLSRLFYYVTKEGVVLSKRVQCMISLLNELDETMRS; from the coding sequence ATGATAGATGAGTTAAAGTCATTTATTCAAGTTGTAGATGAACAAAATTTTACGAAAGCTGCTCAGAAATTGAATTTGTCACAGCCTGCAGTTAGTATGCACATTTCTGGACTTGAAAAACAATTAGATACCATATTAATTTTGCGTTCAAATAAACAAAAGAATTTTTTATTAACACCAGATGGAGAATTACTTTATAAGCGTGCTAAAAAGATTGTGCATCAATATGAGGAAATGATGAACGAGATCAAGAGTCAAAAAACAGAAGTTCAAGGAACATTGAAAATTGGAGCTAGTTTAACAATAGGAGAGTATTTATTACCTAAAATCTTGCTACAATTATCCAAGTTATATCCAAACTTAATGTTTGAGGTTATTATTGAAAATAGTCATACGATAATGGAGAAAATCAATCAACTTGAGTTAGAAATTGGATTAATTGAGGATGATGAAGTACATTTAACTCTTAATCGTCAGCCGTTTTATTGTGATACGTTACAGATTGCTTATAGTGATAAATTAACATTACCTAAGTCACCAGCACAGTATCACACGTTCTTTTCTTCGCAAGCCTGGTTTATTCGAGAGGAGGGCTCTGGAACGCGAGCAATCACTGATTTCTTCTTAGAGAAATTAAGGATTATACCCAAACATAAAGTGATACTTGGAAGCAATTATTTAATTAAAGAAACACTAAGACACCAACACGGAATGACTTTTGCTTCTACCTTAATGAAACATCAAGATTTTAAAGGAATTAGTTATTTAGAAGAAGAGGCTTATACATTATCGCGTTTATTTTACTATGTGACTAAAGAGGGAGTCGTTTTAAGTAAAAGAGTACAGTGTATGATTAGTTTATTAAATGAATTAGATGAGACAATGAGATCTTAA